A window from Henckelia pumila isolate YLH828 unplaced genomic scaffold, ASM3356847v2 CTG_466, whole genome shotgun sequence encodes these proteins:
- the LOC140872599 gene encoding NDR1/HIN1-like protein 26 codes for MSKIDVKSPKHCAEKHTLVTVPRRRRVYLYLSTITLLLLSLLLLFWLILRPAKPHFSLQQADVNQLNLAGSSSSNSQLLNSSIQLTLQSTNPNNKLGIYYDEFRLYASYKSQKITPDTSISPFYQDHQETTFLSASLVGIQQPVSPSFAYEVQRDMATGKLVLSFKGNGRLRWKVGTWVSGRYRFMVDCVTVMPFGAIPSPPLSSRQATVCSTTV; via the coding sequence ATGTCTAAAATAGACGTGAAATCCCCGAAGCACTGCGCAGAAAAACACACACTAGTGACGGTGCCCCGCAGGAGACGAGTGTACCTCTACTTATCCACCATAACCCTCCTCCTCCTCTCCCTCCTCCTCCTCTTCTGGCTCATCCTCCGCCCCGCCAAGCCACACTTCTCCCTCCAACAAGCAGACGTCAACCAGCTCAATCTCGCCGGATCCTCCTCCTCTAATTCCCAGCTCCTCAACTCCTCCATCCAGCTCACTCTCCAGTCCACTAACCCCAACAACAAACTCGGCATCTACTACGACGAATTCCGCCTCTACGCCTCCTACAAGAGCCAAAAGATCACTCCCGACACCTCCATCTCCCCCTTCTACCAAGACCACCAGGAAACCACGTTTCTTAGCGCCTCCTTGGTCGGAATCCAACAGCCCGTTTCGCCGTCTTTCGCTTATGAGGTTCAGCGCGACATGGCCACGGGGAAGCTGGTGTTGAGCTTTAAAGGAAATGGTAGGCTTCGCTGGAAGGTGGGGACTTGGGTTTCGGGGAGGTATAGGTTTATGGTGGATTGTGTTACTGTAATGCCCTTTGGAGCGATACCCTCGCCGCCCTTGAGTTCCAGACAAGCCACGGTGTGTTCTACTACTGTTTAA